One Tripterygium wilfordii isolate XIE 37 chromosome 10, ASM1340144v1, whole genome shotgun sequence DNA segment encodes these proteins:
- the LOC120007934 gene encoding probable glycosyltransferase At5g03795, with protein sequence MRPPNKSMFYSSSSLFLALGLATPLLFFLLVLSNQGSSPSNSSAWRVHTSDFRPLFVSSSILESQSNYTTTFNNGSSASLVVLVEVAANYTIFNGSSASPIFINGSSDIDQDTVNTTRVVRRYSKLGRLEASLVKARAAIREAALVRNMSSIHQDPDYVPYGPLYRNANAFHRSYLEMEKLFKVYVYKEGELPLFHDGPCKNIYSTEGRFIHEMERGKFYRTTDPDEALVYFLPFSVVWMVQYLYELDSHDTNSIGRVVKDYIHVISNNHPFWNRSLGSDHFMLSCHDWGPRTSASVPNLLHRSIRVLCNANTSEGFNPTKDATLPEINLLTGEITKLVGGPSPSRRPILAFFAGRLHGHIRYLLLKHWKDKDTDVQVYEKLPKGVSYYTMLRKSRFCLCPSGYEVASPRVVEAIYTGCIPVLISDGYVPPFSDVLNWKAFSVEIQVKDIENIKSLLRRISTRQYLRLQRRVKQVQRHFLVNGNPKRFDVFHMTMHSIWLRRLNIQIYNQSAFSVNS encoded by the exons ATGAGACCACCAAATAAGTCAATGTTttattcatcttcttcattgttTTTGGCTCTGGGACTTGCAACACCCTTGTTATTTTTCTTGCTTGTTCTTAGTAATCAAGGCTCTAGTCCTTCTAATTCCAGTGCATGGAGAGTTCATACTTCGGATTTTCGGcctctttttgtttcttcttctataTTGGAATCTCAATCCAATTACACCACCACCTTCAACAATGGTTCCTCTGCTTCTTTAGTAGTCCTGGTGGAAGTTGCAGCCAATTACACCATCTTCAATGGCTCTTCTGCCTCTCCAATCTTCATTAATGGTTCTTCTGATATTGATCAAGACACTGTGAATACTACAAGAGTAGTTAGAAGGTACAGCAAGTTAGGGAGGCTTGAAGCAAGTCTGGTTAAAGCCAGGGCTGCCATAAGAGAGGCTGCTTTAGTTCGAAACATGAGTTCAATCCATCAGGACCCTGACTATGTTCCTTATGGACCCCTCTACAGGAATGCCAATGCTTTTCACAG GAGTTATTTGGAGATGGAGAAGCTATTCAAGGTATATGTGTACAAGGAAGGTGAGCTTCCATTGTTCCATGACGGTCCATGCAAGAACATATACTCCACAGAGGGAAGGTTTATTCATGAAATGGAGAGAGGCAAGTTCTATAGAACCACAGACCCTGATGAGGCTCTGGTTTATTTCCTTCCATTTAGTGTGGTCTGGATGGTTCAGTATCTCTACGAGCTTGATTCCCATGACACCAATTCCATAGGACGTGTTGTTAAAGACTATATCCATGTCATCTCCAATAATCATCCCTTCTGGAATCGAAGCCTTGGCTCTGACCATTTCATGCTCTCTTGCCATGACTGG GGTCCGCGGACATCTGCTTCTGTTCCGAATTTACTCCACAGGTCAATTAGAGTTCTGTGCAATGCTAATACTTCTGAAGGATTCAATCCTACCAAAGATGCTACATTACCAGAAATCAATCTCTTAACAGGTGAGATCACAAAACTCGTCGGCGGTCCATCCCCGTCCCGTCGACCAATCCTAGCATTTTTCGCAGGCCGATTGCACGGACACATAAGGTACTTACTTCTAAAACATTGGAAAGACAAAGACACAGACGTCCAAGTCTATGAAAAACTTCCAAAAGGTGTGTCCTACTACACAATGTTGAGAAAGAGCAGGTTCTGCTTATGTCCTAGTGGATATGAAGTAGCAAGTCCGAGAGTTGTTGAAGCAATCTACACCGGCTGCATTCCGGTTTTGATCTCGGACGGCTATGTTCCTCCTTTTAGCGATGTGTTGAATTGGAAGGCATTTTCTGTGGAGATTCAAGTGAAGGATATAGAAAACATTAAGAGCTTACTAAGGAGAATATCGACAAGGCAGTACTTGAGGTTGCAGAGAAGAGTAAAACAAGTGCAAAGGCATTTTTTGGTTAATGGAAATCCCAAACGATTCGATGTGTTCCACATGACCATGCATTCAATTTGGCTAAGAAGATTGAATATTCAGATTTATAATCAATCAGCCTTTTCTGTGAATAGTTAG